In Deltaproteobacteria bacterium, the sequence GTGCGTGATGCCACCGTGCGTTATCCAGAACCAGGACCATCTTCCTACCTCTGTAGTGATGGGTCAGGAGCTCTTGCAAGAAACAAAGAAAAGTCTCGGTCGAGAATCTATCGGTCTTTCGGGTTACCAGCCGTCCATTGGCTACACAGACGGCTCCGAATACTGCGACACTGTTCCGAGTCGCTGCATGGAGAACGACAGGATCCACATCCTCTGGCGCCACCCACACGGTACATCGCGAACCGTGCTGATGGAAATGACATTCATCCTCAAACCAGAGATCACGATCCTCTCTTCTTCGGAGGCGGCTGAGTTTTTTTATATGTTCGCTGCGCCTCCTGGTCTGCCCCGGCAACCAACGGACGCGGCTTTCGCCGGCGAAACCCTAGCTGGTGGAACAATCTCTGGCATTGCCGCACCCCAAGACTGACGCCATAGGACCGAGACAAGTGATGACTGAGAAGCTTTCCGTCCCAAAGGTTCTGACCATAGCCCAGTTCAGAAGGCGACCGGCGAAGGTCTCGGCCAAGGGCCCGGAGCGAAGCCCCATCCAATACAGATGGACGTCCCGATCGAGGCGTTTCCTGCAGTCCCGAAAACCCACTGTCTTCAAAACGACGCACCCAGTACTGGACGGTCCGGGGGCTTTGGCCAAAAAGCCTGGCCACCTCAGAACAACTGAATCCACCACATACCAGAAGAATCCCGTGAAGTCGGTGATCGTACCGCGACTCCTCCGATCGCAAGATCTCCTCCTGTACTGCAAAGCGAATGATTTCCGCATCCTTGATTTCCAACTTGCGCATGGCTCCCTCCCTCCGATAACCATGATACCAGAAGGGAGTACAATACGCAATTATTTATGACGTCATGTATAGATGGCTTCTGTAAGTGATCCGGGTATCAACCGTCAGCAATTGCTTCAGCAGGGCCGAGAGGTGCTAGGCTCAAACCCAGAAACCACCCAATGGAAAAGTCAGGCAGTGCTTGGTAATCCGGCGCGGACAATCTCAGCTTTGGAATTGTACGCATGCCTTGGCTGATCAACGACCTGCATGGGT encodes:
- a CDS encoding IS630 family transposase translates to MPGQTRRRSEHIKKLSRLRRREDRDLWFEDECHFHQHGSRCTVWVAPEDVDPVVLHAATRNSVAVFGAVCVANGRLVTRKTDRFSTETFLCFLQELLTHHYRGRKMVLVLDNARWHHARKLQPWLKEHRQYLRLDFLPPYSPELNPMERVWKLTRRLRTHNQYFPLLDELVTTVGI
- a CDS encoding transposase, with amino-acid sequence MRKLEIKDAEIIRFAVQEEILRSEESRYDHRLHGILLVCGGFSCSEVARLFGQSPRTVQYWVRRFEDSGFSGLQETPRSGRPSVLDGASLRALGRDLRRSPSELGYGQNLWDGKLLSHHLSRSYGVSLGVRQCQRLFHQLGFRRRKPRPLVAGADQEAQRTYKKTQPPPKKRGS